The stretch of DNA GAGAAATACCCTCTTCCCCCTTTTTTTCATCGGCGGAGCCTGTTTTCACCCACATTTGAACTGAGACCACAGGGGACTTGTGGCTTTCAAGTAAAAGAACTTTCATTCCGTTTTTTAGTTGAAATTTTTTGGACATACTCTAGATAACTCCCATGGCATTTGGCATCTACGTTCATATTCCTTACTGCATTCAGCGCTGCACCTATTGTGACTTCGCGACTTACGAACAAAGTAAGATCCTGCCGCCGGATCAGTATGTCGAACTTCTGTTTAAGGAAATTCGCCAGAAGCACAAGTATTACCCACCACAATCGCTTGATACGATTTACTTTGGCGGAGGAACACCCAGCCTGATTCCCGCTCATCTCATTGTATCGATTATCAAAGAGCTGGGAAGATTTGGGTTCACAACTAGACCGGATACAGAAATCACCATCGAAATTAATCCGGCCACCATCAACGAAGAAAAGTTGAAAATTTATTTAGACAATGGGATCAATCGTTTTAGTGTCGGGGCCCAAACTTTCGATGATCGTTTGTTGAAAATGGTAAATCGTGAACACAATGCGAAGCAAACGTTGGAAACCCTAGACCTTTTGCGAGCTCACAACTTGAACTTCAGTTTCGATATTTTATTCGCCCTCCCTTCACAAACAGTTGCCGGACTAAAAAATGACGTAAAGATTGCGATGGAACAAGGCGCAAAACATATCAGCCCTTATTGCCTCACCGTTCCTGATGGCCATCCTTTGTCAAAAGGAAGGCCCATTGATGATGAACAAGTCGACATGTTTGATATCATCGCTGAAGAACTGAATGCGAATAAATTTAAACAGTATGAAATTTCAAATTTCGCCATTCCTGGTTATGAATCGCGCCACAACATGCTTTATTGGGTGGATCAGCCTTATTGGAGCTTGGGCTTAAGCGCGCATTCTTACTCTAAGGAGTCGCAATGGGGCACGCGCTATTGGAACATCAACTCGATCGGCGAATATCAAAAACAGATCTTAGCTCACGACGGTGAAGAGCACTCTTCTCCAAGCAAGCACCTGCCGCCAAGTCAGTTTGAAGTGTTAGAAATGAACCAAGCGCTCACAGACTTTTGTCATACTTCAATGCGTCTTATGCGCGGCCTGAATGTTCAACAGCTGGCATCAAAATTCCCGGCTGACGTGACTCAAAAAGTCGATAGCATCTTGAATCGCCTGAAAGAGAAATCCTGGGTTGCCTTTGACGATGGGCATTGGTTTTTGACTCGTGAAGGCTTAGTTCTTAGCAACAAAGTATTCCAAGATTTGACCTTTCTTTCTGAAGACCTAGACCAATAGAAATGCGATTTTTTAGAGGAGGCTCCGCATTGACATTCCCTAAGCAATACACAATCTTAAGTATTGCGAAAGGGAAACTCTATGTCCGAAGAAAATAACTCTCAAAATACTCCTCCCAACAACTCTGGCAACGCTGAGGGGTCAGACGTTCAAAAGCTGCAAGAAGCTGCGGAAAAGTATAAAAACGATTTCCTTTATTTACGCGCCGAATTTGAAAACTATAAACGTAATGCCATCAAGGAACGTGCTGATTTACTCAAATATGGCGGCGAAAGATTCATTCGTGATCTTCTTGAGGTCGTAGATAATTTTGAACGCGCTTTACAAACGCAAGTCACCGCTGAAAATTTAAATACCTTTAAACAAGGTGTCGAAATGACCGCACAAGAACTTCGCTCTGTTTTACAAAAGCACTCTGTCACCGAAGTTCCTTCTCAAGGCGCGGCCTTTGACCCCATGGTGCATGAAGCATTAGGCGCCGAACCATCTGATCAAGTGACTCCGGGCCATATTTTACGCGTGTTTAAAAAACCTTATAAACTTCATGATAAAGTCATCCGTACTGGCCAAGTCGTGGTCGCAAAAAAGCCAGAGTAAGAGGGTGT from Bdellovibrio bacteriovorus encodes:
- a CDS encoding nucleotide exchange factor GrpE; this encodes MSEENNSQNTPPNNSGNAEGSDVQKLQEAAEKYKNDFLYLRAEFENYKRNAIKERADLLKYGGERFIRDLLEVVDNFERALQTQVTAENLNTFKQGVEMTAQELRSVLQKHSVTEVPSQGAAFDPMVHEALGAEPSDQVTPGHILRVFKKPYKLHDKVIRTGQVVVAKKPE
- the hemW gene encoding radical SAM family heme chaperone HemW, with translation MAFGIYVHIPYCIQRCTYCDFATYEQSKILPPDQYVELLFKEIRQKHKYYPPQSLDTIYFGGGTPSLIPAHLIVSIIKELGRFGFTTRPDTEITIEINPATINEEKLKIYLDNGINRFSVGAQTFDDRLLKMVNREHNAKQTLETLDLLRAHNLNFSFDILFALPSQTVAGLKNDVKIAMEQGAKHISPYCLTVPDGHPLSKGRPIDDEQVDMFDIIAEELNANKFKQYEISNFAIPGYESRHNMLYWVDQPYWSLGLSAHSYSKESQWGTRYWNINSIGEYQKQILAHDGEEHSSPSKHLPPSQFEVLEMNQALTDFCHTSMRLMRGLNVQQLASKFPADVTQKVDSILNRLKEKSWVAFDDGHWFLTREGLVLSNKVFQDLTFLSEDLDQ